The proteins below come from a single Etheostoma spectabile isolate EspeVRDwgs_2016 chromosome 4, UIUC_Espe_1.0, whole genome shotgun sequence genomic window:
- the igsf8 gene encoding immunoglobulin superfamily member 8, with product MMMASMKTALLVFLHWVLQYAVCRDVSVPVGTIYRVAGFPLSLPCTVSGFEGSRTQDFEWFLYRDDAAGRQIGVVSTRDKGFPYAPFLARVRSGEVRVERDSGDKVRLVIQRLRAEDQGKYECYTPSTDSTYQGNYSATVPVKVIPDTLQISYSRVLAGQPVPEGAELTLTCSAGIQSEQLTHLSIMFGKRSDGEGLGSGTGGEVSTVREIISIDKLLRVIPGHLYKKRYSDGEITLEKRNGEAGLDMYVMKMRAVQPDDSGSYFCEASQWIRDPDRSWQKIAQRTLDIGNLTVQQLAESLSITSSPKGGVILQVGSPLILTCEVLGLPSEVNSGLLVQWMKRGSVSSDVTGTGGVEVEVVRMSPDGVVSWGDDLSRASWGSLEKVAERRYSLKLFAARPLDSGVYRCVVSVYAGRANPGPATPATLTQRSEGVTVNLTSSDVLVAAVAQLPRGPLLKRGSTITLICNATVTTTGPAQTEVQWLRWPIPVIKKKQSPASDVILPDPPVDETPKLVASLMYDGVAKIYTNGSEVSVDRLSASSYRLRVHAATMDDQGMYVCRAQVWGQVPHGGWYNTGVKAESSPVTVYLYARAADLLLIPLVIGVSSALFVGIVIIATVTCCFMKRLARQRIPK from the exons ATGATGATGGCTTCGATGAAAACAGCATTGCTCGTATTTCTACACTGGG TGCTCCAGTACGCTGTGTGTCGCGATGTATCTGTTCCTGTTGGGACCATCTACCGCGTTGCAGGGTTCCCCCTCTCCCTGCCCTGCACTGTATCAGGGTTCGAAGGCTCACGTACGCAGGACTTTGAGTGGTTCCTGTACAGAGATGATGCTGCTGGGAGACAGATTGGAGTGGTGTCCACCAGGGACAAGGGCTTCCCTTACGCCCCTTTCCTGGCCCGGGTGAGGAGTGGGGAGGTGAGGGTGGAGAGGGACTCAGGGGACAAAGTCCGGCTAGTGATCCAGAGGCTCCGGGCTGAAGACCAGGGGAAGTACGAGTGCTACACACCCAGCACAGACAGCACCTACCAAGGAAACTACAGCGCCACAGTGCCTGTCAAAG TGATCCCCGACACACTCCAGATTAGCTATTCCCGCGTACTTGCCGGCCAGCCTGTGCCAGAGGGGGCCGAATTAACGCTGACATGCTCAGCCGGCATCCAATCGGAGCAGCTCACCCATCTGTCCATTATGTTTGGGAAGCGTAGTGATGGAGAGGGTTTGGGAAGTGGAACAGGAGGGGAGGTCAGCACCGTTAGAGAGATTATCTCCATCGACAAGCTGCTGAGGGTCATCCCTGGACATTTGTACAAGAAGCGGTACAGTGATGGAGAGATCACATTGGAGAAGAGGAATGGGGAGGCGGGACTGGATATGTACGTGATGAAGATGAGAGCTGTGCAGCCGGACGACAGCGGCTCGTATTTCTGTGAAGCCTCGCAGTGGATTCGGGACCCTGATCGATCGTGGCAGAAGATAGCACAGAGGACGCTGGATATTGGCAACTTGACCGTTCAGCAACTAG CGGAGTCTCTGAGTATAACATCCTCACCCAAAGGAGGGGTGATCCTGCAAGTTGGTTCCCCTCTTATCCTGACCTGTGAAGTGTTGGGGCTGCCGTCTGAAGTTAACTCGGGCCTGCTGGTTCAGTGGATGAAGAGGGGATCAGTAAGCAGCGATGTAACTGGGACCGGGGGAGTTGAG GTGGAGGTGGTCCGGATGAGCCCAGACGGTGTTGTGAGTTGGGGGGACGACCTCAGCCGAGCAAGCTGGGGCTCTCTGGAGAAAGTGGCTGAGCGGAGGTACTCTCTGAAGCTGTTCGCAGCCAGGCCCTTAGACTCAGGGGTGTATCGGTGTGTGGTCAGTGTGTATGCTGGAAGAGCAAACCCTGGCCCTGCTACTCCTGCAACACTCACCCAGAGGTCTGAGGGAGTCACCGTGAACCTCACGAGCAGTG ATGTACTAGTTGCAGCTGTGGCTCAGCTCCCTCGAGGCCCCCTGTTAAAACGAGGCAGCACCATCACCCTGATCTGCAACGCCACCGTGACAACCACAGGTCCCGCCCAGACAGAGGTGCAGTGGCTGCGTTGGCCAATCCCTGTTATCAAGAAGAAACAGAGCCCAGCCTCTGATGTTATTCTCCCAGACCCCCCTGTGGATGAAACCCCCAAGCTGGTAGCCAGCCTCATGTACGACGGTGTTGCAAAGATCTACACCAACGGTAGCGAGGTTAGCGTCGACCGCCTGTCAGCTAGCAGCTACAGACTGAGGGTCCACGCAGCAACAATGGATGAccagggcatgtatgtgtgtcgTGCCCAGGTGTGGGGTCAAGTCCCACATGGAGGCTGGTACAACACAGGGGTCAAAGCAGAGTCAAGTCCAGTGACTGTGTACCTTTATGCCAGAG CTGCTgacctcctcctcatccctttGGTCATTGGAGTCTCCTCTGCCTTGTTTGTGGGCATCGTCATCATTGCAACGGTAACCTGTTGCTTCATGAAGCGACTGGCAAGGCAGCGCATCCCAAAATAG